The Maledivibacter sp. region ACTCTTTTAAATATTTACTCCCAAGGCCCATACCCCTCATTTTTGAACTAAAAGCAAAATGCTCAATGAAAATAAAATCCGTCAAATCCCAATAGGCTAAAAATCCAATCAATTTATTATTACTTAAATATGGTATTACATTGTATTTATCGTTTTTCATTATTTCCTTCTGCTGATTATAGGATCTTCTTTCATCGGGAGGGAAAGAAGCAGTATATATCTCCCATAGCATTTCTGAATAATTATCTATCAACATATATGCCCCTTTCATAGTCCATAGGGACAATTAACCCATGATCTTACATATATTATTTGAAAACTCTACTGGATCATCTATTGGCAACCCTTCAATAAGCAATGCTTGGTTGTATAATAAGCTAGTATATAACTTAAGCTTATCTTCATCCTTTTCATAGGCAGCCTTTAGGGTTTTAAAAACTTCATGATTAACATTTATTTCCAATACTTTGTCGGCTTGAATGTCTTGATTATTAGGCATGGAATTAAGTATTTTTTCCATTTCAATAGATAAATCGCCATCGTTTGCCAAGCACACAGGATGTTTTTTTAATCTCTTTGATACTCTTACATCCTTTACCTTTTGAGATAAGATATCTTTCATTTTATTAAATAATTTCATGTTTTCATTTTCTTTGTCATCGGAATCATTTTCATTTTCTTCTGGCTCAATCCCAAGATCACCGCTTGATACGGATTTGAATTCCTTTTCCTTATATGTCATTAGCATCTTTATAGCAAATTCATCAATATCATCGGTAAAATATAATATTTCATATCCTTTATCGGATACTAGTTCTATTTGAGGCAGCTTCTCAATTCTTTCATTTGTTTCCCCAGAAGCATAATAAATATATTTTTGTTCCTCAGGCATTCTTGAAATATACTCATCCAAGGTTACCATTTTCTTTTCTTTAGAGGAATAGAACATCAATATATCTTGTAATAAGTCTTTATTACTTCCAAACTTATCATATACCCCATACTTTAATTGTCTACCAAAGGCTTCATAGAACTTCTCGTAATTTTCCCTCTCATTTTTCAACATACCTACTAATTCTTTTTTAATTTTACTATTAATATTTTTAGCTATTAACTTAAGCTGTCTATCATGCTGAAGCATTTCCCTAGATATATTAAGGGATAAATCCTCGGAATCCACCATACCCTTTACAAAGCTAAAATAGTCAGGAAGCAAGTCTTGGCATTTGTTCATTATTAATACACCATTTGAGTATAACTCAAGACCTTTTTCGTATTCCTTAGAATAGTAATCAAAGGGAATGTTTTCTGGTATAAATAGTATGGAATTATATCTTATAGCTCCATCAACACTAATATGTATATGTTTTAATGGCTTATCAAAACCATAGTGCTTTTCAGAGTAGAAGTTTTCATAGTCTTCATTAGTAAGCTCCCTTTTGTTCTTTCTCCAAATAGGAACCCTGCTATTTACTACCTTTTCTTCCGTAAAATCCTCATATTCGTTTTCAGTTCCCTCTTTAAGTCTACTTTCTGTAATATCCATTTTTATGGGATATCTAATAAAATCAGAATATTTTTTTACTATAGATCTTAATCTATGTTCTGACAAGTAATCATCATATTTTTCGTCTTCTGTATTCTCTTTAATCTTTAATATAATATCTGTACCAATTGAATCCTTTGCATATTCTTCGATAGTATAGCCTTCTGCTCCCTTCGATTCCCACTTATAGCCTTGTTCGCTGTCTAGTGCCTTACTAATAACCGTAACTACTTCCGATACCATAAAAGCAGAATAGAATCCAACGCCAAACTGTCCAATGATATCATATCCATCCTTCATCTCATTTTCTTTCTTAAAGGCTAATGAACCACTTTGAGCAATTGTTCCAAGATTGTTTTCTAGCTCTTCCTTTGTCATACCTATACCCGTATCAGAAATCTTTAATGTTTTATTTTCCCTATCAACGGATATTTTTATATAATAATTCTCCTTATCAAATGTAACAGAATCATCGGTTAACTCCTTGTAATATACCTTGTCAATTGCATCACTAGCATTAGATATAAGTTCTCTTAAAAATATCTCCTTATGGGTATAAATAGAATTGATCATCATATCCAACAATCTTTTAGATTCTGCCTTAAATTCTTTTTGTACCAATTAAATCTCTCCCTTCAGTATAAAGCTAAATTTAAAAAAGTTATGATTAGCACTCTCATGTTTCGAGTGCTAACCATAACTCTTGTATATCATATTTTCGTTTTTATGTCAATATTTCGGAGAGATTCTTTCTAATAGTTAAGATGAGATTTTAGGGTGATAGATCAACCCAAACTCTGCCATTTCAACAGTTACCCACTATTTTAATATAATATCAATCGAACTATAAAATTCCAATTAATAAATAGATAACCAATGCAGCTCCAGCTGCAACAAATGCATAGGGAAGCTGGGTTTTTACGTGATCGATGTGATCCGAAGCAGCTCCAAAGGATGATAAAATAGTAGTATCCGATAGTGGAGAACAGTGATCTCCAAATACACCTCCACCAGCAACAGCTCCAACAGTGGCATATATCAATGTAGTAACAGCTCCACCTGAAAATGCAAAGGCAAGTGGAATGGCAATAGGTGTTACAATCGCATAAGTACCCCAGGATGTTCCTGTGGAGAATGAAATAAATGCACAGATAAAAAATGTTAATACGGGAAGCATAGATGCAGTCATCCACGATTCTGTGATTTCAATAATATATTGTGCAGCTCCAAGTTCTTTACTAACTGTATTTATAACATATGCCATTGCTAAAATTAGAATAGCCGGCATTACTCCTTTTATACCACGAACTGCTGTATCAAATATATCCTTGATAGTAAGCTTTTGAATTAATAATGCAATTCCCAAAAAGAATACTGCAAACATAAATGCCTCTAAAGTCTTTGCTGAACCAAGAATCATATAAGTACCAACTGCCATACATATAACGATTAATACCGGTAATATGAAGTTGATGAATAGCCTTGGTTTTTGCAATTCCTTTGCCGGCTCAATTTCTGATAATTCTACCCCCATCAATGGTTGTGCCGTATCACTTAAAACCTTTCCTTCTTTCATAGCTCGTTCTTCAGCTTTTTTCATTGGCCCAAACTCTGGGATGATTCCAAGTGCAAATAACCCAACCATTAGGACAGCGAATATAGCATATAAATTGAAGCCCACTGACTTAAAATACACCTCGGCTGCCATTAAGTTATCTTTGATAGGTCCATGCCCAACTAATAGACTGGATATATACACTCCCCATGCACTAAATGGAATAAGGACAGCCATAGGAGCAGATGTAGAATCACAAATATAGGCTAATTTTTCTCTAGATATTTTAGCTTTATCCGTAAGATTCTTCATTACTGGCCCTACAAAAAGTGGAGAAAAATAATCACTAAAGAATATAAACATACCTAAAAACCAGCCTAAAATTTGAACACCTTTTCTTGATTTAATACGTTCACTGGCCACACGGCTAAATTCCTCGGTGGAGCCTGTTTTGAGGAAGAATGCAACTAAAATGCCAATAAATATTTCTACCATAACAACCCAAATAAAATCACCATTACCAAGGGCCTTCATGAACAATCCTGGAAGTCCCCATAAACCCTTACCTTGTATAAATAACCCGGCAATGGCCGCAATTAATAATGAAAATAAAGCCTCCCGTGTAACAAATGCTAATGTAACTGCAACTATAGCAGGTAGTACAGCCCATACCCCAAAGCTAACAGCTTCCGGATCTTCAATTCCACTGCCTTTGATAAAAGCAACAATTAAAATTAATGCTATAATTCCCAAAACAATATAATTATTTCTTTTTTTCGACATTGACCCTTCAATAGTTGTTTTTCGTTCACTCAAAACTATTTCCCTCCTTGTATTTTATAATTCTTTATATTTTTCTAATCTTCCCTCCCTTTAATCTATTTATTTTATTAATATAGAATAAGTTTATATTGACTTTAAATCTCCAGTCCCTATCCCTATACTGTTTTACAATATTCCCAAGGCTTCTTCTGGAGAAATATATGGTATATCTTGCTTAATAGATGTTTCCTTTAGTGTCATGGCTCCATGGTAAAAGGTGAGTCCTCTCCTCAATCCTTTGTTTTCCTTGAGTGCTATGTCACAGCCCTTATTTGCAATTTCTAGGGCATATGGTAATGTAACATTTGACAATGCTATAGTTGCGGTTTCCGAAAAAGCTGATGGGATATTATCCACAGCATAATGTATAATGCCATCCACACTATATATTGGATCATCATGGGATGTAGCTCTACATGTTTCAATTGCCCCCTCTTCGTCACAAGAAACATCAACAATGATACTTCCTTGTTTCATCAGTTTTAAATCCCCACGATAGATTAAATGATCCTTTCGTGTTTTATCCCATAATAGACAGTTAATAATCACATCTGAGCTTTTAAGGCATTCCTCTAAGTTAATCCGATTTGAATATAAAAGCTCTACATTTGCCGGAAGTTTATATTTTGCTTCTTCTAGTTTATCCATAGATATATCTAACACTACAACTTTATTCCCAAAGCCAGAGGCCAATTCAGCTGCACCTATACCGGCTGCCCCACCACCGATTATAGTCACCTTTGGAGTTCGAACACCATGTACACCTGCCAGCAGCTTTCCAGTTCCACCATTGATACTTTGACAAAAGTTTAAGCCGGCTATGAAGCCTCCTTTCCCCGCTAGTTCGCTCATAGGCCTTAATAATGGGAAAT contains the following coding sequences:
- a CDS encoding GNAT family N-acetyltransferase gives rise to the protein MLIDNYSEMLWEIYTASFPPDERRSYNQQKEIMKNDKYNVIPYLSNNKLIGFLAYWDLTDFIFIEHFAFSSKMRGMGLGSKYLKEFLNKVHGQVILEVEPISDDITLRRVGFYKRLGFELNRYDYYQPPFDKSKEPVNLQLMSYNKGLNHQEFQLIKEKLYKDVYEEIT
- the htpG gene encoding molecular chaperone HtpG — encoded protein: MVQKEFKAESKRLLDMMINSIYTHKEIFLRELISNASDAIDKVYYKELTDDSVTFDKENYYIKISVDRENKTLKISDTGIGMTKEELENNLGTIAQSGSLAFKKENEMKDGYDIIGQFGVGFYSAFMVSEVVTVISKALDSEQGYKWESKGAEGYTIEEYAKDSIGTDIILKIKENTEDEKYDDYLSEHRLRSIVKKYSDFIRYPIKMDITESRLKEGTENEYEDFTEEKVVNSRVPIWRKNKRELTNEDYENFYSEKHYGFDKPLKHIHISVDGAIRYNSILFIPENIPFDYYSKEYEKGLELYSNGVLIMNKCQDLLPDYFSFVKGMVDSEDLSLNISREMLQHDRQLKLIAKNINSKIKKELVGMLKNERENYEKFYEAFGRQLKYGVYDKFGSNKDLLQDILMFYSSKEKKMVTLDEYISRMPEEQKYIYYASGETNERIEKLPQIELVSDKGYEILYFTDDIDEFAIKMLMTYKEKEFKSVSSGDLGIEPEENENDSDDKENENMKLFNKMKDILSQKVKDVRVSKRLKKHPVCLANDGDLSIEMEKILNSMPNNQDIQADKVLEINVNHEVFKTLKAAYEKDEDKLKLYTSLLYNQALLIEGLPIDDPVEFSNNICKIMG
- a CDS encoding transporter, which produces MSERKTTIEGSMSKKRNNYIVLGIIALILIVAFIKGSGIEDPEAVSFGVWAVLPAIVAVTLAFVTREALFSLLIAAIAGLFIQGKGLWGLPGLFMKALGNGDFIWVVMVEIFIGILVAFFLKTGSTEEFSRVASERIKSRKGVQILGWFLGMFIFFSDYFSPLFVGPVMKNLTDKAKISREKLAYICDSTSAPMAVLIPFSAWGVYISSLLVGHGPIKDNLMAAEVYFKSVGFNLYAIFAVLMVGLFALGIIPEFGPMKKAEERAMKEGKVLSDTAQPLMGVELSEIEPAKELQKPRLFINFILPVLIVICMAVGTYMILGSAKTLEAFMFAVFFLGIALLIQKLTIKDIFDTAVRGIKGVMPAILILAMAYVINTVSKELGAAQYIIEITESWMTASMLPVLTFFICAFISFSTGTSWGTYAIVTPIAIPLAFAFSGGAVTTLIYATVGAVAGGGVFGDHCSPLSDTTILSSFGAASDHIDHVKTQLPYAFVAAGAALVIYLLIGIL
- a CDS encoding alanine dehydrogenase, with protein sequence MKIGVPKEIKNNEYRVALTPAGVKEFVRRGHEVYLEKSAGIGSGFSDDDYQRAGAHIVDVKTVYGNSEMIYKVKEILPPEYGYMREGLIIFTYIHSNANREMTSVLLDNKVIGIAYEDIVDKKGDFPLLRPMSELAGKGGFIAGLNFCQSINGGTGKLLAGVHGVRTPKVTIIGGGAAGIGAAELASGFGNKVVVLDISMDKLEEAKYKLPANVELLYSNRINLEECLKSSDVIINCLLWDKTRKDHLIYRGDLKLMKQGSIIVDVSCDEEGAIETCRATSHDDPIYSVDGIIHYAVDNIPSAFSETATIALSNVTLPYALEIANKGCDIALKENKGLRRGLTFYHGAMTLKETSIKQDIPYISPEEALGIL